In uncultured Methanobrevibacter sp., a genomic segment contains:
- a CDS encoding 4Fe-4S binding protein — protein sequence MKSVVNEDICVSCGCCIKVCPKDAIDIKKGMYAHVNPDLCIECGKCVRECPASIIEGEFSRRDNKVRFKNWYDYLWIFTIVYFSLGFFNIIFAWLGMICFIVPLLFAVFKTDKGFCNRYCDRGQLLGLLGGRLGLSRKRDAPKWMYSKAFRYGFLIFFFAMFFVMLWNTYLVFAGTKGLSQAVTLLWTFNVPWNWAYHGNVIAPWVSQYAFGFYSVMLTSTILGLLTMVLFKPRSWCVYCPMGTMTQAICKVKTRFQR from the coding sequence ATGAAATCAGTTGTTAATGAGGATATATGTGTTTCTTGCGGATGCTGCATTAAAGTTTGTCCGAAGGATGCAATCGATATAAAAAAGGGGATGTATGCACATGTAAATCCCGATTTATGTATAGAATGCGGAAAATGTGTTCGTGAATGTCCCGCATCAATCATTGAAGGGGAATTTTCAAGAAGGGACAATAAGGTTCGCTTTAAAAACTGGTATGACTACCTGTGGATTTTTACAATCGTTTATTTCAGCCTCGGATTTTTCAACATAATATTTGCATGGCTGGGCATGATCTGTTTTATAGTTCCGTTGTTGTTTGCAGTATTCAAGACAGACAAGGGATTCTGCAACCGCTACTGTGACAGGGGTCAGCTTTTGGGATTGCTCGGAGGACGCTTAGGTCTTTCCAGAAAAAGGGACGCTCCAAAATGGATGTATTCAAAGGCATTCCGTTATGGATTTCTGATATTCTTCTTTGCAATGTTTTTTGTGATGCTGTGGAATACATATCTCGTATTTGCAGGAACAAAAGGTCTTTCACAGGCAGTGACACTATTGTGGACTTTCAATGTTCCATGGAACTGGGCATATCACGGAAATGTTATTGCCCCATGGGTTTCACAGTATGCATTCGGTTTCTACAGCGTGATGCTTACATCAACAATACTGGGACTTTTGACCATGGTCCTCTTCAAGCCTAGGTCATGGTGTGTGTACTGTCCTATGGGAACAATGACCCAGGCAATCTGTAAGGTTAAAACAAGATTTCAGAGATAA
- the surE gene encoding 5'/3'-nucleotidase SurE, whose protein sequence is MNILISNDDGVFAPGILAAKQAVEDIANVTVVAPNENNSSVGRRLTLFKHLKLEECELEDGSPAYSLAGSPADSVVVGANYVMDAKPDLVISGINQGVNISSDITSSGTVCAALEAVSIGIPAIAVSLFMDPETSYKQDENGEWYVDYDFELTKKVLHDLVSKIIEKGFPEGVDLFNLNVPSNYESEEVMVTHLSHKMLDKKVIDETDKEKEKIFNYPLEDGQDSDGLIMITPDLVKDYDDGSDGYALLVEKRPSLTPLNVDMTSHGLDNW, encoded by the coding sequence ATGAACATTTTGATATCAAATGATGACGGTGTTTTTGCACCTGGAATACTTGCGGCAAAACAGGCCGTTGAGGATATAGCAAACGTCACCGTTGTGGCACCAAACGAAAACAACAGCAGTGTAGGTCGCCGCCTTACTCTCTTCAAGCACCTGAAGCTTGAGGAATGTGAGCTTGAGGATGGAAGTCCTGCATATTCACTTGCCGGAAGTCCTGCCGACAGCGTTGTTGTCGGTGCAAATTACGTGATGGACGCCAAGCCCGATTTGGTGATAAGCGGAATAAATCAGGGAGTAAACATCAGCAGCGACATCACATCATCAGGTACGGTTTGTGCCGCACTTGAAGCCGTCAGCATTGGCATTCCGGCAATTGCAGTTTCACTGTTTATGGATCCTGAAACATCATACAAACAGGATGAGAACGGTGAATGGTATGTCGATTATGACTTTGAGCTTACAAAAAAGGTTTTGCATGACCTTGTATCCAAGATAATTGAAAAGGGATTTCCCGAAGGGGTCGATTTATTCAATCTTAATGTTCCGTCAAACTATGAATCAGAAGAGGTGATGGTCACCCATCTTTCTCACAAGATGCTTGACAAGAAAGTCATTGATGAAACCGATAAGGAAAAAGAAAAGATTTTCAACTATCCCCTGGAGGACGGTCAGGACAGTGACGGCCTTATTATGATTACACCTGATTTGGTGAAGGATTATGATGACGGAAGTGACGGTTATGCGCTTCTTGTTGAAAAAAGACCAAGCCTCACCCCGCTCAATGTCGACATGACATCTCACGGACTCGACAACTGGTAG
- a CDS encoding MFS transporter — protein MQAKTLDTKTRNLILLLFLIGAFMGSLDTGIIGPVLPSIEHTFHITSRESSWIFTLFVIFFMIGSPIMAKFSDFYGRKWIFIGDVILFGLGSCMIAFSTGIEWIFFGRIIQGIGSGGIFPVGAAFIGDHFPIEERGKALGILGSVFGISALGGPLVGAALIPYGWQWCFTINIPIAIFLIVYAYYILPDSQNNRKLKIDYLGIAVLTLLSVFLAYGLNQIDSSNFISSLLSVKVAPFLIMFIVLIPIFVRIEKNAKDSIVALHLLKNREMAIACMETLTYGLVYSAVIFIPSLVILSMGFNDQMASLLLIPILGSNAFAAPILGRILDSVGSRKIMIAGTVMLAVGLIIISIYPNHLILFVISSFLVGIGLATIIGAPLRYIVLCETRPFERGAGQAIVNMLSSVGQLIGGALMGGIIASFSGILGFKVSLILSAVVAFIGFMFSLKLKNRDEQFQTMKENQ, from the coding sequence ATGCAGGCAAAAACACTAGACACAAAAACTCGTAACTTGATACTTCTTCTATTCTTAATTGGAGCATTCATGGGCTCCCTTGACACTGGAATCATCGGTCCGGTCCTTCCGTCAATAGAACACACTTTCCATATTACAAGCAGGGAATCCAGTTGGATATTCACACTTTTCGTAATATTTTTCATGATCGGTTCTCCGATAATGGCGAAATTTTCAGACTTCTACGGAAGAAAATGGATTTTCATTGGCGATGTGATACTATTTGGCCTGGGGTCCTGCATGATTGCATTTTCAACAGGTATCGAATGGATATTTTTTGGAAGGATAATACAGGGAATAGGTTCTGGAGGAATATTTCCTGTAGGTGCAGCATTCATAGGAGACCATTTTCCTATTGAAGAAAGGGGAAAGGCATTGGGAATTCTTGGAAGCGTATTTGGAATATCCGCTTTGGGAGGTCCGCTGGTTGGAGCGGCTCTCATTCCCTACGGATGGCAATGGTGCTTTACCATCAACATTCCAATTGCAATATTTCTGATAGTATATGCATATTACATTCTTCCCGACTCTCAGAACAACCGAAAGTTAAAAATTGATTATTTGGGCATTGCCGTTTTGACATTGCTGTCAGTATTTCTGGCATACGGGCTCAATCAGATCGATTCAAGTAATTTCATTAGCAGTCTGCTGTCAGTTAAAGTGGCACCCTTCCTGATAATGTTTATAGTTTTAATACCGATATTTGTTAGAATAGAAAAAAACGCCAAGGACTCCATTGTGGCACTGCATCTTTTGAAAAATAGAGAAATGGCCATTGCATGCATGGAAACACTGACATACGGTCTTGTATATTCAGCGGTGATTTTCATACCTTCACTTGTGATTCTTTCAATGGGTTTCAATGACCAGATGGCCAGTCTGCTTCTGATACCGATATTGGGTTCAAATGCATTTGCAGCACCTATACTTGGAAGGATACTGGACTCTGTAGGGTCACGTAAAATCATGATTGCCGGAACTGTAATGCTTGCAGTAGGATTGATAATAATCTCAATATATCCTAATCATTTGATTCTGTTTGTAATTTCAAGCTTTTTGGTTGGAATAGGCCTTGCAACAATAATCGGTGCACCTTTGAGATATATCGTGTTGTGTGAAACCCGGCCATTTGAAAGGGGCGCCGGTCAGGCAATAGTAAACATGCTATCAAGTGTGGGACAGTTGATTGGCGGAGCCCTGATGGGTGGTATTATAGCATCATTTTCAGGAATACTTGGTTTCAAGGTCAGTCTTATCCTATCTGCCGTAGTTGCTTTCATAGGTTTCATGTTCTCCTTGAAGCTAAAAAACCGTGACGAACAGTTCCAGACCATGAAGGAAAATCAATAG